The genomic region gctggaacaccaaagctcattccatagaacaatggacaattattttattacttaaagggccatgatacccatatgtttaaacacttgaaagtgatgcagcatagctgtaaaaagcggactacaaaatatcacctgaacatctctatgtaaaaaagaaagattttacctcaaaagttcctcagtagccacatcccatcgtaaaggacttctaagcagcaaatcggtgtgtctgtcctgggacagctaagggagtgagcttacgtgcacaccttatttccctattcagtttaaggaagtttactatgaaatctcatgagatctgaGTAAAGAGTCGATGACCTCAGCACTGCGGATGCTGATTGCCTgctgttagtttttcttttttttttttttttctgttttacctgcagctgggcaactttttacacagaacttactctgctgagctgaggagattgtgtggtaaaatatcttccttttttacatagagatgctcaggtgatattttcctgtcagctttttaccgttatactgcatcagtttcaagtgatttagcatatgagtattatgtccctttaactatcctgcatcccactgagtaAGTTCTACTGGCTGTTTATtttggctattcaatagcctatactccagtatcaaaactttcagtataggtagctatttcaaatgctgaaataggagtaaaggagctacttgtaaccaatttaatacaatcTAGCaggtaaaaggatcattgggaataatttaaagggtagacatttttggggtgaactgtctctttaaacttaGGTGCTTATTCTTGTTTTAAAATAGTTTGACTACCTATGAGGGAATAAAACTATTTTagcattgtcatttatttgtatattcCTGCAAAATTCAGTAGAGCTGGCATTTAATTTTTATCATTATAAAAATGAACAGATTTATATATTTCCACCCTCATGCCGCATTGAATTAATGCACTTAACTGTCATTGGTTTATGATAtttaaaattaattgtatttaagaaAATACTTTTTATACAGTAAAAGTACTACTTGGGGCCTATAAAGACTATTACATTTTACAAAATTTATGTTCAAAACATCCTCTTTAAATCCAGGGTGAAACCTCCTACATTCGTGTTTGCCCAGAACGAAATGCCAGCTACTCAAGATCAAGATCCCGTTCTAGAGGGCGTGACTCTCCATATCAAAACCGCCGCTCACCCTCCCCTTTCCGACCGTACTGATCTGTAACCACAGGGACACTTTCTATGGATATAATTCTAAAGCCCATCTGCTTTGAAGTTACATTCCGCACCTGATGGATTTCATCAccttttgtcttttttaattttaatttttaatttttttttaagaaatgtgctTCTGGCATCTGTTTTAAAAACAGGTTTACCCCACCAGTTTCTAGTTTTTCAATGTGGGCATACAAGCCAAGAATATGCCTAAAAGGATGGATGGCTTAATTTTGATCTGTGCATTAGTGTGTGGATAATGAATATACTGTGACTAAGGGTGAAGCAAAATAGTGGCACCAGGACAAGCATAAGGGAATATGATTGTCCAACTTTACCCACTCTATTAGAAAAGATGTGTGAAATTAACTTTTTAATCCTGCTCAaatttgtatggttttttttttttcctttttattataaAGGTGTTTCAGTTAAATAAAGCATCTGTAGCTGTCCTATTAAAGTCTTGATGCTGTGTTAACattctgattttgtttttcctCTTCTTCTTAGATGGTTAAATTCTGGGGTCATGTGTTGGTAATGGAATATTACCTGTTGGGGTAAACAGAAGATAATAAATATAGAGCCTCTTTGTCAATATAAGTACGTTAAATAAAATGTCATACCTGGTGGTGCAACAAAGTACTCTTCTATGATGATTCTAGCATTTTCAAGGACTTTAACTGCATCAGTATCTGTATTGACTGTATCTGTTCTAATATACACAGCCCTACgacagaaataaaattattatcttacAACTAGATAATTCTACAACATCCTAGTCAACATCTTCCCACTCCTACCTTTCCTCTAAAACGGAGACAAGGCAAGGCACTCCATCAGTATTTACGCAATGCAACTGGTCTGCAAACTGTACTGCGTTCTTTAAGCGTTGCACACCTTCTTCATTTCGGAAATCTACCAATGCCAAACGTTCAAGATGATCTATAATGtctgcagttattttatttttctatatggaAAAAAAACAAGCAAGATATGTTTAAACAGTGTGTCTTTCACCAGATCCAGCATATTATCTGCCAGTCATGGGGATAGACGGAAAAAGCACAAAATCCCTTAAAGACATTTCCACATACATGGGTAGTTGTTTCTGGTGCTAGGCTCCATGTTGGTTTCTGTGGCACCTGCAggataaatataaaatagtaaaTATCTTGAAATTTTCTGCTGTCTTAGATTAACAAAGCTAAGcttgaactattaacccctgttaggacattccatgccgtcctaacagcacttTAATGCTATTACAAACGCATGGAACGCCCTACCATATACAGTGCCCTGCAGCTTCTTGCCATTGATGTAGGCAAGAATTTGCCTGGGGCGGGCCGAGCAGTGTTGACAGTCCCCATGATCCGATTCCAGCCTTGAAATCctatgatttcatttttactaatagtgtttacatctGAACCCAATAGCACCACCATGTAGAGGTTAACCCCCTTCCTGCCAGGACTTTGTTCCGTTGTAAACAAGTTAAAATTGAAATCCTAAaattgtgatttcaatgatgggattgggtcagggtggAATGCTTATGATGCTAGGTACGCCCTTCAGCACCCAAAACCAAACCAACAAGGGTATCAGCGCAAATCAAAGTTACTGTATTCCCTTTTAAAGTAATAATCTAGagaacagattaaaaaaaatataattaaagtgaaggtaaagttagattGTTCTGTAAGCACTATTCAATAATGCTGCTTATAACATACAGAGTCGCTAAGTTATTTTCTCAAGGCTCGTGCACGGCAAATAAATTAACTGCGCATAAACTCGTCGCTGCGCATGCGGTAATCCCAGCCTTCAGTTTCTATAAATAAGACTGCTAGGTAAtccacttaaaaaaacaaacaacaatcacACAATCAGGGCACCAGCTCACCCCATCAGCATTCTTGGTCCCAGAGAAACAAATACAGTTTTGCCCTTGTGTTTCTCCACCTCCTGACAGAACTGCTCATAGCCATGAACTTTAAGCATGCGCGAAACGGGGCCGCGCTTCGCTTCCCAGTGACAGCAAACAAAGGTTGCGCATAGCATCCAAGAGAgggatgacggccgcctaacggccagaaaatcaattggctggAGTAAAAACGTGAccagcatgttaaaaaaaataaacgggTTGAATTTGGATATAGCAAAATGTCAAATTAAAACGGCGCAAACACGGTAGAAAAGTAAAATTAGaatttttcatgaatgaaagtgccattcatTTGTGCTGCAATGTATAGTATTAGATTCTAATacagcaaactttaccttcactttaaaaagccAAAAAAGGAGGTAATTAATTCCACCTATGAGTAACCTGCTAATCAGTATGTGTCACTATAATCTACAAAGTGCAGTACCAATAGTTAAACAGGCTCATATACTAAAACGCAATAATCCAAAAGAAAAATAATCAAATACAtacaattctgaaaaaaaaaatatttaaacacatttcATAAAACACAACCATTTCATAGAAAGCACACGTGAAAAATGACTCTTGATAGAGTTAAAACAAACTGGAaaccagatgttaaagggacagtctacaccagaatttttattgttttaagatagataatccctttatttcccagttttgcataaccaacacagttataatatacttttaacctctgtgattatcttgcatctaagcctctgccccttttttcagttcttttgacagacttgcacagtgttatctatatgtgaactaacaccctctagtggtgaaaaacctgttaaaatgcaatctgaaagaggtgggcttcaaggtctaagaaattagcgtatgaacctcctaggttaagctttcaactaagaataccaagagaacaaagcaaaattggtgataaaagtaaactggaaaattgtttaaaattacatgctctatctgaatcatgaaagtttattttggcctagactgtcccttaaaatccaGATGATTCCCTTTCCAGGTAAAGTTGTGTCTGGAAGTATAATAGACTAAGGAAGGTCCCGGTACAGGCGGtaagatgtttaaccccttaaggacaaggccatttttcaatttctttcccttaaggaccagggctatttttacatttctgctgtgtttatatttagctgtaattttcctcttactcatttactgtacccacacattatatacagtttttctcgcaattaaacagactttctaaatataccattattttcatcatcttataatttataaaaagaggggaaaaaaaactaactttttctaactgacacccaaaatctgttacacatctacaaccaccaaaaaacacccatgctacatagtttctaaattttgtcctgagtttagaaatacccaatgttcacatgttctttgcaagttatagggcaataaatacaagtagcactttgctatttccaaaccactttttttcaaaattagcgctagttccattggtacactgatatctttcaggaatctctaaatatccttcgatatgtgtgtgtatatatatatttttttttttttttttaagacatcccaaagtattgatcaaggcccattttggtatatttcatgccaccatatacgatcaaataaataaaatcgttcactttttcacaaactttaggtttctcactgaaattatttacaaaccacttgtgcaattatggcataaatggttgtaaatgcttctctgggatcccctttgttcagaaatagacatatatggctttggcgttgctttttggtaattagaaggctgcaaaatgccactgcgcatcacacgtttattatgcccagcagtgaaggggttaattagggagcttctagggttaattttagctttagtgtagtagacaaccccaagtattgatctaggcccatcttggtatatttcatgccaccatttcaccgccaaatgcgatcaaataaaaaaaaaaaacatacaattttaggtttctcactgaaattatttacaaacaacttttgcaattatggcataaatggttgtaaatgcttctctgggatcccctttgttcagaaatagcagacatatatggctttggcgttgctttttggtaaatagaagggcgctaaatgctgcatgcgcatcacacatgtattatgcccagcagtgcaggggttaattaggtagctttagtgtagagatcagcctgacacatcacaccccctgatccctcctaaacagctctcttccctcccccactacacaattgtccctgccatcttaagtattggcagaaagtctgccagtactaaaataaaaaaagtattttttttttaaagcatatttacatatgctgctgtgtaggatcccccctagcCCCTaatctccccaaacagctctctaaccctccccctctaccttatttggtactggcagctgtctgccagtacccagtttatacaaaaatatatttatttttttttattttctgtagtatagcttccccctcccaaaaaaagaccatcccccccccctcccagatcccttctcaacttattaacccattccctttctcccacttagaagttgttgtttttttctgtagtgcagcggttcccaccccccATCTGTGCGTGTCCCCCGGCAgccacgcccccgatcccgccccctctcaaTCATaagagccatcgatggccgcccactcaCCAACAATTTTCAGCCATCGatgaccggtgcagagagggccacagagtggctctctctgcaccggaggggtaagaagtgttattacaggatgcctcgatatcgaggcatcactgcaataaccagaaagcggctggaagcgatcaggatcgcttccagccgctttaaaccccaatgtcgtacagggtacgtttctggtctttaaagaccagcttgtgcaagacacaccctgtacgacatgagtcgttaaagggttaaacaatggTGTATTCAAGTACTTACACTTGTTATTGCCGCTTCTAGTCTCTCTTGCCCTTCAGCACCACAATCCCACTTTGGAAACTGCTTTGGCTTCagaacagccaaacggctaggatgttccatgccatcctaatggcgctaaagccctgtgcatttaggatggcatggaatatcCTAATGGCGGGAAAGGGTTTAAGAACTCTTGTTTCCCACTAGTCAAAACTCTGCCCACTACTcagttggaggagccaatccagctTTTTCCTGAAAAAAAGTCAGAGCTTGTTACTTACTTTGTTTGGCTTCAGAAATTATAAATGGAAAATGTGTGGCACTTTAAGCCTGCAATGTGCTCTTTCAATCTTCTGGACCGTAAAATCTGCCCTTTTCAGAATAAAATTTCAAGAAGGGGGATAAAATAAAGAATATTGCAAACTGTAGGGATGAGCATTTGGCAGTTTGTTAGCTGCTGAAGGCCAGATTTCTTCTTAAAATGTAACAcaataagatctggatttgcacagatcttagtataTTGctctcacaagaataaatccagcaaAAGACAAATACTGCAAGCAGCCTCTGCATCTGGCAAATACACATCCCTACAAAGTTGTGTTACTTTGCTTAAAGAAGaattaaatccaaaatgtctcaTAATTTGgaaggaacatacaattttaaacattccaatttacttatacttTGTTcccttttatatcctttgttgaaaatcatatctaggtaggccaaGGAGCAGCAATCTACTACTACTGCTTGGTGGCTGTGGATGATCTTCCTGTGATTTACTCACCCagtgttcccagtagtgcattactccttcaacaaaggatactaagagaattacacaaatttgataaatgtaaatt from Bombina bombina isolate aBomBom1 chromosome 2, aBomBom1.pri, whole genome shotgun sequence harbors:
- the GATC gene encoding glutamyl-tRNA(Gln) amidotransferase subunit C, mitochondrial, whose protein sequence is MWRKAVVSRLLDNLCRRYVSVQSKVPQKPTWSLAPETTTHKNKITADIIDHLERLALVDFRNEEGVQRLKNAVQFADQLHCVNTDGVPCLVSVLEERAVYIRTDTVNTDTDAVKVLENARIIIEEYFVAPPGNIPLPTHDPRI